Proteins from a single region of Gasterosteus aculeatus chromosome Y, fGasAcu3.hap1.1, whole genome shotgun sequence:
- the LOC144390813 gene encoding CCR4-NOT transcription complex subunit 1 isoform X3: protein MNLDSLSLALSQISYLVDNLTKKNYRASQQEIQHIVNRHGPEADRHLLRCLFSHVDFSGDGKSSGKDFHQTQFLIQECVSLISKPNFIATLCYAVDHPLHYQKSLKPSAHLFTQLSKVLKLSKVQEVIFGLALLNSSNADLRGFAAQFIKQKLPDLLRSYVDADLGGNQEGGFQDIAIEVLQLLLSHLLFGQKGASGVGQEQINTFLKTLCRDFPQERCPVVLAPLLYPEKRDILMDRILPDSGELAKTMMESSLADFMQEVGYGFCASLDECRNIIVQYGVREVTASQVARVLGMMARTHSGLTDGIPLQSISAPGSGIWSDGKDKNDGSQAHTWNVEVLIDVVKEVNPNLNFKEVTYELDHAGFIIRDSKGLHIVVYGIQRGLGMEVFPVDLIYRPWKHAEGQLSFIQHSLMSPEVFSFADYPCHTVAIDILKAPPEDDNREIATWKSLDLVESLLRLSEVGQYEQVKQLFSFPIKHCPDMLVLALLQISTSWHTLRHELISTLMPIFLGNHPNSAIILHYAWHGQGQSPSIRQLIMHSMAEWYMRGEQYDQAKLSRILDVAQDLKSLSMLLNGTPFAFVIDLAALASRREYLKLDKWLTDKIREHGEPFIQACVTFLKRRCPSIMGGLAPDKDQPKSAQLPPETLATMLACLQSCAGSVSQELSETILTMVANCSNVMNKARQPPPGVMPKGRAPSTSSLDAISPVQMESLSGMGSLNLGGTAPSHTQSMQGFPTSLSSAFSNPQSPAKAFPPLTNPNPSTPFGGIGSLSSQLPGMDSGPLGTGIGSSIGSSLGMPTVNTDPFGTRKMSTPGLNPPTFQQTDLSQVWPEANQHFSKEIDDEANSYFQRIYNHPPHPTMSVDEVLEMLQRFKDSTIKREREVFNCMLRNLFEEYRFFPQYPDKELHITACLFGGIIEKGLVTYMALGLALRYVLEALRKPYGSKMYYFGIAALDRFKNRLKDYPQYCQHLASIAHFLQFPHHLQEYIEYGQQSRDPPVKMQGSITTPGSLALAQVQAQSQQPGVPKAPQPGQPSTLVTTTTTTSTATKTPTITRPTPSTFKKDVPPSINTTNIDTLLVATDQTERIVEPPENVQEKIAFIFNNLSQSNMTQKVEELKETVKEEFMPWVSQYLVMKRVSIEPNFHGLYSNFLDTLKNPEFVKMVLNETYRNIKVLLTSDKAAANFSDRSLLKNLGHWLGMITLAKNKPILYTDLEVKSLLLEAYIKGQQELLYVVPFVAKVLESSLRSMVFRPQNPWTMAIMNVLAELHQEHDLKLNLKFEIEVLCKNLSLDINDLKPGTLLKDKDKLKSLEEQLSAPKKEAKPPEEMLPVSTAGDFVPFAAPPSTPAATTPACTTTGPPTPQFSYHDINVYALAGLAPHININVNISLLQAHPQLKQCVRQSVERAVQELVHPVVDRSIKIAMTTCEQIIRKDFALDSEESRMRVAAHHMMRNLTAGMAMITCREPLLMSIATNLKNSFAAALRAPTPQQREMMEEAAARIAQDNCELACCFIQKTAVEKAGPEMDKRLATEFELRKHARQEGRRYCDPVVLTYQAERMPEQIRLKVGGVDPKQLAVYEEFARNVPGFLPSNDLSQPTGFLAQPMKQQAWATDDVAQIYDKCMADLEQHLHAIPPALSINPLTQALRSLLEAVALARNSRDGIAALGLLQKAVEGLLDATSGADADLLLRYRECHLLVLKALQDGRAYGPQWCNKQITRCLIECRDEYKYNVEAVELLIRNHLVNMQQYDLHLAQSMENGLHYMAVAFAMQLVKLLLVDERSVSHVTEADLFHTIETLMRTCAHSRANAPEGLPQLMDVVRSNYEAMIDRAHGGPNFMMHSGISQASEYDDPPGLREKAEYLLREWVNLYHSAAAGRDSTKAFSAFVGQMHQQGILKTDDLITRFFRLCTEMCVEISYRAQAEQQHNPAASAAIIRAKCYHNLDAFVRLIALLVKHSGEATNTVTKINLLNKVLGIVVGVLIQDHDVRQTEFQQLPYHRIFIMLLLELNAPEHVLETINFQTLTAFCNTFHILRPTKAPGFVYAWLELISHRIFIARMLAHTPQQKGWPMYAQLLIDLFKYLAPFLRNVELNKPMQILYKGTLRVLLVLLHDFPEFLCDYHYGFCDVIPPNCIQLRNLILSAFPRNMRLPDPFTPNLKVDMLSEINIAPRILTNFTGVMPSQFKKDLDSYLKTRSPVTFLSELRSNLQVSNEPGNRYNIQLINALVLYVGTQAIAHIHNKGSTPSMSTITHSAHMDIFQNLAVDLDTEGRYLFLNAIANQLRYPNSHTHYFSCTMLYLFAEANTEAIQEQITRVLLERLIVNRPHPWGLLITFIELIKNPAFKFWSHDFVHCAPEIEKLFQSVAQCCMGQKQAQQVMEGTSAS, encoded by the exons ATGAATCTTGATTCGCTTTCGCTGGCTTTGTCTCAAATCAGCTATCTGGTGGACAatttaacaaagaaaaactacCGAGCCAGCCAGCAAGAAATACAGCAT ATTGTTAATCGTCACGGCCCTGAGGCAGACAGGCATTTACTACGCTGTCTCTTCTCTCATGTGGATTTCAGTGGCGATGGTAAAAGCAGTGGCAAGGACTTTCACCAG ACACAGTTTCTGATTCAGGAGTGTGTGTCGCTGATATCCAAGCCAAACTTTATCGCTACTCTCTGTTACGCCGTCGACCATCCCCTGCACTACCAGAAG AGTTTGAAGCCTTCGGCCCATTTATTCACTCAACTGAGTAAAGTTCTTAAGCTCAGCAAGGTCCAAGAG GTCATTTTTGGACTTGCTTTGCTCAACTCCAGCAACGCAGACCTTCGTGGTTTTG CCGCGCAGTTCATCAAGCAGAAACTTCCAGACCTCCTGCGGTCATACGTGGACGCGGATCTCGGAGGAAACCAGGAAGGTGGCTTCCAAGACATTGCTATAGAGGTCTtgcagctgctcctctcccATCTGCTCTTTGGCCAGAAGGGAGCCAGCGGAGTAGGACAAGAGCAGATCAACACCTTCCTCAAGACACTTTGTCGAG ATTTCCCCCAGGAGCGCTGCCCTGTGGTGCTCGCACCACTGCTGTACCCAGAAAAACGGGACATTCTCATGGACAGGATCCTGCCAGACTCGGGGGAGTTAGCGAAGACCATGATGGAGAGTTCTCTCGCAGATTTCATGCAAGAAGTCGGCTATGGCTTCTGTGCTAG TCTGGATGAGTGCAGAAACATAATCGTCCAGTATGGGGTGAGAGAGGTGACTGCCAGCCAGGTGGCCAGGGTCCTTGGCATGATGGCTCGTACACACTCGGGCCTAACGGATGGAATCCCGCTGCAG tCCATCTCCGCTCCAGGCAGCGGTATCTGGAGCGACGGGAAGGACAAGAACGATGGCTCACAGGCTCACACCTGGAATGTTGAGGTTCTCATTGACGTTGTGAAAGAAGTG AATCCCAACCTGAACTTCAAAGAGGTGACCTACGAACTGGACCACGCAGGCTTTATAATCCGGGACAGCAAAGGCCTGCATATAGTCGTGTACGGCATTCAGAGGGGGCTGGGCATGGAGGTGTTTCCCGTCGATCTCATCTATCGACCATGGAAACACGCTGAGGGACAG ctgtCGTTCATTCAGCACTCCCTGATGAGCCCAGAAGTGTTCTCCTTTGCCGACTATCCTTGTCACACTGTGGCCATTGACATCCTTAAAGCCCCACCAGAGGATGACAACAGGGAGATTGCCACCTG GAAAAGTCTGGACCTGGTGGAGAGCCTGCTGAGGCTGTCGGAGGTGGGCCAGTACGAGCAGGTGAAGCAACTGTTCAGCTTTCCGATCAAGCACTGCCCAGACATGTTGGTGCTGGCCTTGCTGCAGATCTCCACCTCCTGGCACACGCTGCGCCACGAGCTCATCTCTACCCTAATGCCCATCTTTCTGGGGAACCACCCCAACTCTGCCATCATCCTTCACTACGCCTGGCACGGACAG ggacAGTCTCCTTCCATCCGTCAGCTTATCATGCATTCGATGGCCGAGTGGTACATGAGAGGAGAGCAGTATGACCAGGCCAAGCTGTCTCGCATCCTCGATGTGGCCCAGGACTTGAAG TCTCTATCGATGTTGCTGAATGGAACTCCATTTGCTTTTGTTATTGACCTCGCTGCACTTGCCTCCCGCCGTGAATACCTCAAACTTGATAAATGGCTTACTGACAAAATCAGAGAGCATGGG GAACCTTTCATCCAGGCGTGTGTGACTTTCCTGAAGAGGCGCTGCCCATCCATCATGGGGGGTCTGGCCCCAGACAAGGACCAGCCCAAAAGCGCCCAGCTGCCCCCGGAGACTTTAGCCACCATGCTGGCCTGCCTGCAGTCCTGTGCTGG GAGCGTGTCACAGGAGCTGTCGGAGACCATCCTGACCATGGTTGCCAACTGCAGCAATGTGATGAATAAAGCCCGGCAACCACCACCAGGGGTAATGCCAAAGGGTCGTGCCCCCAGCACAAGCAGCTTGGATGCAATCTCTCCTGTACAG ATGGAGTCCCTCTCCGGCATGGGTTCCTTGAACCTGGGGGGCACAGCTCCCTCCCATACTCAAAGCATGCAGGGTTTCCCAACCTCTCTGAGTTCTGCTTTCAGTAATCCACAATCCCCAGCAAAGGCCTTCCCACCTCTCACCAACCCCAACCCTAGCACACCGTTTGGGGGTATCGGCAGCTTGTCGTCGCAGCTCCCTGGTATGGACTCTG GTCCCTTGGGCACAGGCATCGGCTCTAGTATTGGCTCTAGTCTGGGGATGCCAACTGTCAACACGGACCCTTTTGGCACCAGGAAGATGAGCACACCTGGCCTGAACCCCCCCACCTTTCAACAGA ctgACCTTTCTCAGGTGTGGCCCGAGGCAAACCAGCACTTTAGCAAGGAGATCGACGACGAGGCAAACAGTTACTTTCAGCGCATCTACAACCACCCACCTCACCCAACTATGTCCGTGGATGAA GTACTGGAGATGCTGCAAAGGTTCAAGGATTCAACCATCAAGCGGGAGCGCGAGGTGTTCAATTGCATGCTCCGTAACTTGTTTGAGGAATACCGGTTCTTCCCCCAGTACCCAGACAAGGAGCTGCACATCACTGCCTGCCTTTTCGGTGGCATCATCGAGAAGGGTCTTGTGACCTACATGGCCCTGGGCCTGGCCCTGCGATATGTTCTTGAAGCCTTAAGGAAGCCCTATGGATCCAAAATGTATTACTTTGGAATTGCCGCCCTAGATAGGTTTAAAAACAG ACTAAAGGACTATCCTCAGTATTGTCAACACCTGGCTTCAATTGCCCACTTCTTGCAATTCCCCCACCATTTACAAGAG TATATCGAGTACGGCCAACAGTCACGGGACCCTCCGGTGAAGATGCAGGGCTCCATCACCACGCCTGGCAGTCTGGCACTGGCACAAGTCCAGGCCCAGTCGCAACAACCCGGCGTCCCCAAGGCTCCGCAGCCTGGTCAGCCGAGCACTCTAGTCACCACCACGACGACGACGAGCACCGCGACGAAGACGCCGACCATCACGAGACCCACACCCAGCACTTTCAAGAAGGACGTGCCG CCCTCCATAAACACAACGAACATTGACACCCTGCTGGTGGCCACTGACCAAACGGAAAGGATTGTCGAGCCTCCAGAAAATGTCCAGGAGAAGATCGCCTTCATCTTCAACAACCTTTCCCAGTCCAACATGACACAGAAG GTTGAGGAGTTGAAAGAGACTGTGAAGGAAGAGTTCATGCCGTGGGTGTCTCAGTACTTGGTGATGAAGCGCGTGAGCATTGAGCCCAACTTCCACGGTCTCTACTCCAACTTCCTGGACACCCTCAAGAACCCCGAGTTTGTGAAGATGGTCCTCAATGAGACTTATAGGAACATCAAG GTTCTGTTGACGTCTGACAAGGCAGCTGCCAATTTCTCCGATCGCTCCCTGCTGAAGAACTTGGGCCACTGGCTGGGCATGATTACACTGGCCAAAAACAAGCCTATCCTCTACACG GATCTGGAAGTCAAGTCTCTGCTCCTGGAAGCCTACATAAAAGGCCAGCAGGAGCTATTATATGTCGTTCCCTTTGTGGCCAAAGTTCTGGAGTCCAGTCTACGAAGCATG GTCTTCCGACCCCAGAACCCCTGGACCATGGCCATCATGAATGTTCTTGCTGAGCTGCATCAAGAACATGACCTCAAG CTCAACCTCAAGTTTGAGATTGAAGTTTTGTGTAAGAACTTGTCGCTGGACATCAATGACCTCAAGCCAGGCACCTTGCTGAAGGATAAAGACAAGCTCAAGagcctggaggagcagctgtctGCACCAAAGAAAGAGGCCAAGCCTCCGGAGGAGATGCTGCCAGTCTCTACCGCAG GAGACTTTGTTCCATTTGCGGCTCCTCCCTCGACCCCCGCCGCCACCACCCCCGCCTGCACAACAACCGGGCCCCCAACCCCACAGTTCAGTTACCACGACATCAACGTGTATGCCTTGGCAGGCCTGGCACCACACATCAATATCAACGTCAAC ATCTCGCTGCTTCAGGCCCATCCTCAGTTGAAGCAGTGCGTTCGGCAGTCGGTGGAGCGAGCGGTTCAGGAGCTGGTGCACCCTGTGGTGGACCGCTCCATCAAAATCGCCATGACGACCTGTGAGCAGATCATCAGGAAGGACTTTGCCCTGGATTCGGAGGAGTCCCGCATGCGCGTGGCCGCCCACCATATGATGAGAAACCTGACCGCCGGCATGGCCATGATCACCTGCCGCGAGCCCCTGCTCATGAGCATCGCCACCAACCTTAAGAACAGCTTTGCCGCTGCGCTGCGG gcGCCGACGCCCCAGCAGAgggagatgatggaggaggcTGCGGCCAGGATCGCTCAAGACAACTGTGAACTTGCTTGCTGCTTTATTCAGAAAACAGCCGTCGAGAAAGCTGGCCCCGAAATGGACAAGAGACTTGCCACG gagTTTGAGCTGAGGAAGCACGCCCGCCAAGAGGGGCGTCGCTATTGTGATCCCGTCGTCCTGACTTACCAGGCTGAACGTATGCCTGAGCAGATCCGACTCAAG GTGGGAGGAGTGGACCCCAAACAACTTGCTGTGTATGAGGAGTTTGCCAGGAATGTTCCAGGTTTCCTACCCAGCAATGATCTCTCCCAACCCACTGGCTTCTTGGCTCAGCCCATGAAG cagcaggcaTGGGCCACAGATGACGTGGCTCAGATCTACGATAAGTGCATGGCCGACCTGGAGCAACATCTTCACGCCATCCCTCCAGCCCTCTCCATCAACCCCTTGACCCAGGCTCTGCGCAGCCTGCTGGAGGCCGTGGCCTTGGCGAGGAACTCCAGAGACGGGATCGCCGCGCTCGGCCTTCTGCAGAAG GCTGTGGAAGGTCTTCTAGATGCCACCAGTGGTGCCGATGCCGACCTGCTGCTCCGCTACAGGGAGTGCCACCTGCTGGTGCTGAAAGCCCTTCAGGATGGACGTGCCTATGGCCCACAGTGGTGCAATAAGCAGATAACCAG GTGTCTGATTGAATGTCGTGATGAGTACAAGTACAACGTAGAAGCAGTGGAGCTTCTGATTAGAAACCACCTGGTCAACATGCAGCAGTACGACCTGCACCTGGCACAG TCAATGGAGAACGGACTGCACTACATGGCGGTAGCTTTCGCCATGCAGCtcgtgaagctgctgctggtggacgaACGCAGCGTCAGCCATGTCACAGAGGCTGACCTCTTCCACACGATTGAGACTTTAATGAGAACCTGTGCACACTCCAGAGCCAACGCACCTGAGGG CCTTCCCCAGCTGATGGATGTAGTTCGCTCCAACTACGAGGCCATGATCGACCGGGCCCACGGAGGACCCAACTTCATGATGCACTCTGGTATTTCACAGGCGTCAGAATACGACGACCCCCCCGGCCTCAGGGAGAAGGCCGAGTACCTCCTGAGGGAATGGGTCAACCTGTACCACTCGGCCGCCGCCGGCCGGGATAGCACCAAAGCTTTCTCCGCCTTCGTTGGCCAG ATGCACCAGCAGGGCATCCTGAAGACCGACGACCTGATAACGAGGTTCTTCCGGCTGTGCACAGAGATGTGCGTGGAGATAAGCTACCGGGCGCaggctgagcagcagcacaACCCGGCGGCCAGCGCCGCCATCATCCGCGCCAAGTGCTACCACAACCTGGACGCCTTCGTCAGGCTTATTGCCCTGCTGGTCAAACACTCTGGAGAGGCCACCAACACAGTGACGAAAATCAACCTCCTCAACAAG GTGCTGGGTATCGTAGTGGGGGTTCTGATTCAGGACCACGACGTCCGTCAGACCGAATTCCAACAGCTGCCGTACCACCGCATTTTCatcatgctgctgctggagctaaACGCTCCCGAACACGTTCTGGAGACCATCAACTTCCAGACGCTCACCGCCTTCTG CAATACCTTCCACATCCTGAGACCCACCAAAGCGCCCGGCTTTGTGTACGCCTGGCTGGAGCTCATCTCCCATCGCATCTTCATCGCCAGGATGCTAGCGCACACGCCGCAGCAGAAG GGTTGGCCGATGTACGCACAGCTGCTGATCGATCTCTTTAAGTACCTGGCCCCTTTCCTGAGGAATGTAGAGCTCAACAAACCTATGCAAATCCTCTATAAG GGCACGCTGCGAGttctcctggtcctcctgcacGACTTCCCAGAGTTCCTGTGTGACTACCACTACGGCTTCTGTGACGTCATCCCGCCCAACTGCATCCAGCTCCGCAACCTCATCCTCAGTGCCTTCCCACGCAACATGAGGCTCCCTGACCCCTTCACACCCAACCTCAAG GTGGACATGCTGAGTGAGATCAACATCGCGCCCCGCATCCTCACCAACTTCACGGGCGTGATGCCTTCCCAGTTTAAGAAGGACCTGGACTCCTATCTGAAGACCCGCTCACCAGTCACCTTCTTGTCAGAGCTGCGCAGCAACCTGCAG GTGTCCAACGAGCCCGGGAATCGCTACAACATCCAGCTGATCAATGCGTTAGTGTTGTATGTAGGCACACAGGCCATCGCTCACATCCACAACAAGGGCAGCACCCCCTCCATGAGCACGATCACCCACTCTGCACACATGGACATCTTCCAGAACCTTGCCGTGGACCTGGACACGGAGG GACGTTACCTGTTCTTGAACGCAATCGCCAACCAGCTGCGGTACCCAAACAGCCACACCCACTACTTCAGCTGCACCATGCTCTATCTGTTCGCCGAGGCCAACACCGAGGCCATCCAGGAGCAGATCACCAG GGTTCTGTTGGAGAGGCTGATTGTGAACAGGCCCCACCCGTGGGGTCTCCTCATCACCTTCATTGAGCTGATCAAGAACCCCGCCTTCAAGTTCTGGAGCCACGACTTTGTGCACTGTGCTCCCGAGATTGAGAA GCTGTTCCAGTCAGTGGCCCAGTGCTGCATGGGACAGAAGCAGGCCCAGCAGGTGATGGAGGGCACCAGTGCCAGCTAG